The genomic window TGCTTCCAACTGCGTGAGCAAGGTACCGGCGCGCGCCGTGACGATCAACTCCGTGGGTTCGTAATTGACGATACCGTGATAGGCTGAGGTCTCCAGCAACTCGCCATCTAGCGCGCGGGCGTGAAAATCCTTGGAACCGCCGCCGCGAATACGAAGGGCTCTTTTCTCTTTCGCGGCATCGAGGATTCGCTGGCTAAATTCGGAAGCGAGATCAGACATCCTAGAACCTGGGCAATTCCGAAAACTTCGTCTTGCCGCTGTGCACATGCATGGCGCCGAACTCGGCGCAGCGGTGCAGCGTGGGCACGGCCTTGCCGGGATTGAGTAGCGCGTGCGGATCGAAGGCGTGCTTGATGGCATGAAACTGCACCAGTTCCGCTTGTCCGAATTGCAGGCACATCTCGTTGATTTTCTCCACGCCCACGCCGTGCTCGCCGGTGACGGTGCCCCCCGCATCGATGCACAGCTTGAGGATGTCGGAGCCGAACTGCTTGGCACGCTCCAATTGTGCATCGTCGTTGGCGTCGAACATGATGAGCGGATGCAAGTTGCCGTCTCCAGCGTGAAAGACGTTGGCACAACGCAAGCCGTGCTTATCTTGTAGTTGGCTGATGCCCGTTAGCACTTCCGCCAAGCGCTTCTTGGGGATGGTGCCATCCATGCAGAAATAATCCGGCACGATGCGGCCGATGGCCGGGAAGGCCGCTTTACGCCCAGACCAGAATTTGAGCCGCTCGGCTTCGTCGCGCGAAGTGCGCGTCTCGAAGGCGCCGCTGTCGCGCATGATGGCGCATACCCGCGCGATCTCGTCTTCCACTTCCTCTGGCGTGCCGTCGCTTTCGCATAGCAAGATGGCCTCGGCTTGCACGGGATACCCGGCGTGGACGAACTGCTCCACCGCTTGCGTGGCGAGCTTGTCCATCATCTCCAGCCCCGCCGGGATGATGCCCGCCCCGATGATGCTGGCCACGGCGTTGCCGGCATCGTGCAAGCTGTTGAAGGCGGCGAGCACCACTTGCGCCTTGAGAGGCTTGGGCAATAACTTCACGGTAACTTCGGTGACGACGCCGAGCAAGCCTTCGGATCCAGTGATGAGTGCTAGCAAATCGTAGCCTGGGTTATCCAGGCCGTCGCCACCGAACTCCAGCAAATCGCCTTCCATGGTGACGAAGCGCACTTTCTGCACGTTGTGCACGGTCAATCCGTACTTCAGGCAATGCACCCCGCCGGAATTTTCCGCCACGTTGCCGCCGATGGAGCAGGCGATTTGGCTGGAGGGATCGGGTGCGTAGTACAGTCCGTGAGAGGCCACCGCTTCGGAAATGGCGAGATTGCGCACGCCCGGTTGCACGCGGGCGATACGCGCCACGGGATCGATCTCCAAAATTTGCTTGAGCTTGGCGAGGCCCAGCGTGACGCCTTGGCCATGGGGCATGGCGCCACCCGACAAGCCCGTGCCGGCACCGCGCGCCACCACGGGCACGCGCGCTTCATGGCACACGCGCATCACCGCTTGCACCTGTGCCTCATTCTCGGGCAATGCCACGATCATGGGCAATTGGCGGTAGGCGGAGAGCCCGTCGCACTCGTAAGGGCGCAAGTCCTCCGTGTCGTGAAGAACGCAACCAGGTTTGAGCACCGCCGAGAGCCGGCGCACCAACTCGGTCTTGTCAACGAGAGGCCGGATCGATTGCTCGTAGGATTCTGGTTTGCCCATGGGGAGTTACTCCGTGATCAGTAGCGCGCGAAAGTCATTCACGTTGGTGAGGGTGGGGCCGGTCTTGACGAGATCTCCCAGCGCGGCGAAGAAACTATAGCCGTCGTTATTGGCGAGCGCGGCCTTCGCGCTCGCACCCAGGGCCTCGGCGCGGGCGAGAGTCTTAGGCGTGGTGATGGCGCCCGCGTTGTCCTCGGTGCCGTCCACGCCGTCCGTGTCGCCGGCCAGCGCGTACACTTGCTTCTCGCCCGCCAGCGCGATGGTCAAGGCGAGAAGAAATTCGGCATTGCGCCCGCCGCGCCCGTTGCCGCGCACCGTGACCGTGGTCTCGCCACCCGATAGCAATACACAGGGTTTGGCCACTGGTTGGCCGTGGCGCAACACCTGGCGCGCAATACCCGCGTGCACCAGGGCCACTTCACGCGCCTCGCCCTCCAAGCTGTCTCCAAGAATGAGCGCGTTCACGCCTGCCCGGCGCGCGACTTCCGCGGCGGCTTCCAGGGATTGTTGAGGGGCGGCGATGAGGTGCGTCTCGTTGTGCGCGAGGCGTGCATCACCGGGTTTTGGCGTTTCGTCTTTGCGGGCGCGCAAATGCTGGATGACGGAAACCGGCTCGCGGATGTTGTACTTATCCAAAATGGCGAGCGCGTCTCCGAAAGTCGTGGGGTCCGGCACCGTGGGGCCCGAGGCGATCACCGCCGGATCGTCGCCCGGAACGTCGGAAATGAGCAGACTCACCACCCGCGCGGGATAGCAGGCAGCCGCCAAGCGGCCGCCCTTGATGGCCGAGAGATGTTTGCGCACGCAATTCATCTCCGTGATGTTGGCGCCGCTCTTGAGCAGCGAGCGGTTGATAGCCTGCTTGTCTTGCAAGGTGAGCCCAGGGGCCGGCAGCGACATCAAGGCGGAGCCGCCTCCGGAGATCAGGCACAGAACCAGATCGTTGGGGGTCAAGCCTTGCACCTGCTGGAGCACTTTCTCGGCGGCTTCACGGCCGGCGAGGTCGGGCACCGGATGTGCCGCCTCCACCACTTGTATCTTCTTGCAAGGGGCGTGATGGCCGTAGCGCGTGATTACCAAGCCCTCGAGATCTCCCGTCCAGTGGGCTTCAACGGCCTGTGCCATGGTGGCCGACGCCTTGCCAGCGCCGACGACAATGGTGCGGCCTTTCGGTGGTTTGGGGAGATAGGGCGGAACGCAGCGTGCCGGCATCGCGCGAGCGATTGCCGCATCGAACATCTCCCTGAGCAACTGCGCCGGATTTTGGATCATCGGTGGATGGCCACGGTCCTTGCCTGTTACCGGCTACCCTTTCGCGACCGCGTGATTGGCGAGCATCTCCAGCGCCTTCACCATGGCGGAGTGGTCCCACTTGCTGCCGCCTTGTGCCTCGCAGGCATTGAACAACGCTTGCGCGGTGGCGGTGTTGGGCAGGCTCACGCCAACCTTGCGGGCGTTCTGCAAAGCGAGATTCAAGTCCTTCTGGTGCAATTCGATGCGGAATCCGGGTTCGAAGGTGCGCTTGATCATGCGCTCACCGTGTAATTCAAGTATCCGGGAGGAAGCGAAGCCGCCCATCAAGGCTTGGCGCACTTTTGCCGGGTCCGCGCCCATCTTGGAGGCGAATAGCAACGCCTCGGCAACGGCTTCGATATTCAGTGCAACGATGATTTGGTTGGCGACCTTGCAAGTCTGGCCGTCGCCGTTGCCGCCTACCAAGGTGATGTTCTTGCCCATGAGTTCGAAGAGCGGCTTGACCTTCTCGAAGGTGGCGGGTTTGGCGCCCACCATGATGGTCAGCGAGGCAGCCCTGGCTCCCACTTCACCGCCGGAAACAGGCGCATCCACATACTCGCAACCGAGTTTGTTGATGCGCTCGGCGAAGATCTTGGTGTCGAAGGGCGAGATGGAACTCATGTCGATGACCACCTTGCCAGCGCTCAAGCCTTCGGCCACTCCGTTCGTACCGAATAATGCTTTCTCCACATCCGGCGTATCGGGCACCATGGTGATGATGATGTCCGCCTTCTGCGCGACTTCCTTGTTCGATTGGCACACCACGCCGCCCGCGGAGGAAAGCTCTGCCGGCGCGCCCTCCAGCGTGTACAGGTATAGCGTGTGACCGGCTTTGATCAAGTGCGCGGCCATGGGCTTGCCCATGATTCCGAGGCCGATAAATCCAATTTTGCTCATGTCGTCTCCTTGGGAAAATTCTATAAGTAGGGGTTCATCCAGCCCAATCCCGCCTCGGTGTTGCCCTTCGGGCGGTACTCACAGCCGATCCAGCCTTGGTAGCCAATCTTGTCCAAGTGCCGAAACAAGAATGAATAATTGATCTCGCCAGTTCCTGGTTCGTTCCGGCCCGGCGTATCGGCTAATTGCATATGCGCGATCTTGGGCAGCAACTTCTCCATGGTGGGTGCCAAATCGCCCTCCATGATCTGCATGTGATAGATGTCGTACTGGAAATACAGATTCGGGACATTGGCGTAGTGGAGGATGTCCATGGCCTGCGCCGAAGTGTTCAAGTAAAAGCCAGGAATGTCGCGGGTATTGATGGCCTCGATTAACACCTTGAGGTTGTGCTTGGCCATTTCCTTTCCCGCGAATTGAAGATTGGCGATGTAGGCTTCGCGCATTTTCTCCTCGTTCACGCCGCGCGGCTTGAGCCCAGCCATGCAGTGGACCTGAGAGCAACCAAGGGCCAGCGCGTAGTCCAGGGCCTTGCCCACGTTGTCCTGAAACTCCGAATGGCGGCTGGGATCGCAGGCCATGCCCCGGTCACCCGCGTTCCAATCGCCGGGCGGCATGTTGAACAGGACGACCTTGAGGTTGTTCTTTCTGGCCAGTTCCGCCACCTGGTTCTTGTCGTAGGCGTAGGGAAAGAGGAACTCGGCACCCTTGAAACCGGACTTCGCGGCGGCGGCGAAGCGGTCCAGAAAATCCACCTCGTTGTACATCATGGAAAGATTGGCGTTGAACTTGGGCATGGCCGAAGCCCTCACTTGGGTTTCAATGGGAATGAACCGATTTTACACTGGGGGCGGCCCGCGCCCTCCGTATAATCCGCCTAACTTCACTTCAGAGAGAATCCATGGCGCGCTTCACTGGCACCGAGAATTACATCGCCACCGACGATCTGATGATGGCAGTGAACGCGGCCATCACCTTGGAACGGCCGCTATTGATCAAAGGCGAGCCTGGAACGGGCAAGACCATGCTAGCCGTGGAAGTCGCCAAGGCCCTGAACCGGCCCTTGATTCAATGGCACATCAAGTCCACCAGCAAGGCGCAACAAGGTTTGTACGAATACGATGCCGTGTCGCGCTTGCGCGATTCCCAGTTGGGCGATCCGAGAGTGCACGACATCGCCAACTATATCAAGAAAGGCCCTCTTTGGGAGGCCTTCACCGCGGACGGCCCAAACGTGGTGTTGATCGACGAGATCGACAAGGCCGATATAGAGTTTCCCAACGACCTGCTGCGTGAACTGGACCGCATGGAGTTCTACGTTTACGAACTCCAGCAATTGATCCAAGCCAAGACGCGGCCTACGATCATCATCACCAGCAATAACGAGAAAGAGTTGCCGGATGCCTTCTTGCGCCGCTGCTTCTTCCACTACATCCGCTTCCCCGACAAGGAGACCTTGGAGCGCATCGTGGATGTGCACTACCCCACGCTCAAGAAGACCTTGCTGCGTGAAGCCTTGGAAGCATTTTTCGACATGCGCGAAGTGCCCGGCCTCAAGAAAAAACCATCAACGTCGGAGTTCCTCGATTGGCTAAAACTCCTGGTCGCCGAAGACATCTCCGAAGAAACCCTGCGCACCCGCGACCAGAGCAAGATCATCCCTCCGCTCCACGGCGCGCTCCTCAAGAACGAGCAGGACGTTCATTTGTTCGAGAGGTTGGCGTTCATTTCGAGGAGGAAGGCGTGAGAAGTCTAGGGAGGAGGGAGGAGGGAGGGGGGAGGAGAAAACCCCTCGCCACGCCAGCCACTGTGCTCGGTTCGCTCTATTGCATGCGATTACCGGCACGGACCGCACTTCGCCAATCGCCACACCTCCCCCCTCCCTCCTCCCTCCTCCCGCGATGCTGATCAGTTTCTTCCTGGAACTCAAGAAAGCCGGCGTTCCGGTCTCCATCAAGGAATTCTTGATGTTGCTGGAGGCGTTGGCCAAGTATGTGGCCTGGGGAAGCATGGAGGAGTTCTACTTCCTGTCGCGCGCCTGTTTGGTGAAAGACGAGAAGCATTTCGACAAGTTCGACCTGGCCTTTGGCGCCTATTTCAATGGGCTTGAAGTCGTACCGGCTTTGATGGCACAGATTCCCGAGGAGTGGTTGCGCAAGCGGATGGAGAAGAATCTCACCGAGGAGGAGAAGGCGTTGGTGCAATCCCTAGGAGGATGGGAGAAGTTGATGGAAACCTTGCGCCAGCGCCTGGAAGAACAGAAGGGGCGGCACCAAGGCGGTTCGAAATGGATTGGCACCGCAGGCACATCGCCCTTCGGCGCCTACGGGTACAACCCCGAGGGGGTGCGCATTGGACAGGAAGGCTCGCGCAACCGCCGTGCGGTCAAGGTGTGGGACCAGCGCGAGTACCGCAACCTCGACGATTCCGTGGAACTGGGCACGCGCAACATTAAGGTCGCACTACGCCGCCTGCGCAAGTTCGCGCGCGAGGGCGCACCCGATGAACTAGATCTCGACGATACGATTCGTTCGACCGCCCGCAACGCGGGTTACCTCGATCTCAAGATGGTGCCCGAGCGCCACAACGCCGTTAAGGTGCTGCTCTTCCTCGACATCGGTGGCTCCATGGATGATCACATCCGCGTGTGCGAGGAACTCTTCTCCGCCGCACGCGTGGAATTCAAACATCTCGAATACTTCTACTTCCACAACTTCATCTACGAAACCGTGTGGAAGGACAACCGCCGCCGCCACGCTGAAAAGATCGCCACCTGGCAGGTGATGCACACCTACGGCCACGACTACAAGCTCATCTTCGTGGGCGATGCCACCATGAGCCCATACGAGATCGCTTACCCAGGCGGCAGCGTCGAGCACCACAACCCCGAGGCAGGCGCGGTGTGGATGCAGCGCCTGACCGATATCTACCCTCACGCCATCTGGCTGAATCCGCAACCGGAAGAACGCTGGAACTACTACGAATCCATCGGCCTGGCGAAGCAGTTGATGGGCGATCGCATGTTTCCGCTCACCTTGGAGGGATTGGAGGCGGGGATGAAGGAATTGACTCGGTAGGTGCGCGCTAGCACCCACCGCCTCATCAATTTCCCGCAAGACGCTTTGGTGTTGGGCTACCAAGTAATACGCGTTACCCCGGGAACGAGATCGAAGTGCTCGTCTTTAAATCGTCCGCGTCATCGCGCGGGCTTTTGCCTACCCCGCCCTTTGCAGTGCGACAAATCTCGCGGGAGTTGGTGCAATACATCGCGCTTGCGCGCCATTTACACTTTTGGGGATTGGGGTGGCCCTTGCCGGAGGACTGCTTGTCTACGGAATACTTAAACAGGGCATGGGGATTCGTTTGGATGCCGAGGAGGAGTTCAATGGCGCCGACCTCTCCATTCACAAGATCACGGGCGGACCTGAAAAAGAATCAGGATGGTGAGATTGGCTTTCCCTGCGGCGGGAGCGGCTGAATCGTTCCCACGTGCATGGGAAACTGGCCGGTTCGCCGGTCGCTGAAGTAGCGATGCAGGGCGTTGCGCACGGTGGCGAAGGCGATCTCATCCCACGGAATTTCGGATTCCTCGAATAGCTTGACTTCCAGGGATTCCGTGCCGGGCGCGAATTGGCTGTCCTTCAGGCGGGCCCGAAACAGCAGATAGACCTGGCTGATATGGGGGATGTTGTAGATCGCATAGGGTTCCAGCATTTCCACCCGCGCGCCCGCTTCTTCCAGGGTTTCTCGCATGGCGCCGTCGCCCGTGGTCTCGCCGTTTTCCAGGTATCCGGCCGGTACGGTCCACAGACCATAACGGGGCTCGATGGCGCGGCGGCACAGCAAGACCTTGTCCTCCCACTCGGGAATACACCCCACCACCATCTTGGGATTTTCATAGTGGATGGTTCCGCAGGCGTCGCATACAGCACGCGGGAGATTATCGTCGGGAGGAATCCGGCGGGCCAGCAGGCCGCCGCAACTGCTGCAATACTTCACGGCTTCGCATCCAGCTTAAGATCTAGAGGAACCTTAGCAGAAGGAAGGGAAGTTTCCCAGAGCCAGGAGCGCAATCCTTGCGGGATTGCGCCAGGCGATCACTTCGGTAGTGCCTTGATGTAGTCCGCCAAGGCTTCCAGTTCCTTTTCCGAGAGCTGGTTCTTGAATCCCGGCATGGGGGATTTACCCTTGCTGATTTGCGTCATGACTTGTTGCTTGGTTTTCTCGGTTCCGGCGAGCTTGGGGCCATCGGCTTGCTTCATTCCCATGCCTTGGTGGCACCAACTGCACTTGGCCGAGAACAATTTTTTCATGTCTATTCCATACTTTTCTTGAACCAGGGCGAGTGCAGGCGCAATGGCTTCGTCGTCGGCGTGCAAAGTGCCGCTTAAGCAAAGGGCGCACGCCAAGAGCGCCCGCGCAAACAACTGTCCGGGACGGCAAATTCTCGGCATCAATGTCTCCATAAGATCGAGTGAGGTCGCAACCGTACAACGGTTGCTTTCGGTTTTTGTTTACCGGCACCCCTCAGGCAAAAAAACAGGGCGGGGGATCCCCCGCCCTGCGTGCTGCTGAAACGGCTAGTTGTTCTTACTTGAGCGAGAACACCAGCAACTGGCCGTTGTCGGTCGGCATGGAGCAGAAGGGCTCGCCGAACAACGGGCAGTAGTTACCGGACACGTGGCTTCCCCAGCCGGTCACCACGGCAACGTACTGCTTGCCCTTGGCCGAGTAGGAAATTACACCGCCATGGTGGCCGATACCGTTATTGTGCTGCCACAGCTTGGAGCCGTTGTCGGCGTCCAGTGCGTAGAAGGTACCATCGGCACCCGGCACGAAGACCAGGCCGCCATTGGTGGACATCAAGCTCGCCAGAGGCGGGTACTTGAATTCCACTTCCCACTTCAGCTTATGGCTGACGGGGTCACGAGCTTGCACGGTACCGAAGGCAGGACGATCCGCCGGAGGGCGGGTGGTCCAGCTGGCGCCGAAGTAGGCTTGGCCGGAGTAGTCAGCGGGCTTGTCCACTTTCTGGACTTCTATGTCGAAGCAGAACTCCATGGTGGTTTTGTAGTACAACCCAGTTGCCGGGCTATAGGCTCCCGTGTTCCAGCTGATGGCGCCGTCGATGGCCGGGCACACGTTCGTGTGCTTGCCCAACGGCAGTTCGCGGCGGCCGATCAATTGACCGGTCTTGGCGTCCACACCCTTGATGTAGTTATAGGTCTTGCCGATGAGGGTGGCGTTTTCCACTTTCAACACCTGGTCCGTTGCTTTGTCGGGATCGGCGTTGTAGGTGAACAGAATTCCGCCCTTGTTCGGATGCAGCATGTAGCGCTTCCCGCCGCGATCGATCTGGACGAACTCACCCACCGCGGAGTCGAAGTCCCATGCGTCATGGGGCATTTCGGAGAAGTAGGCCTTCAGGGTACCGGTATCGGCATCCAACACGACCACGGACGAGCTGTAGAGGTTG from Betaproteobacteria bacterium includes these protein-coding regions:
- a CDS encoding FAD-binding protein; protein product: MGKPESYEQSIRPLVDKTELVRRLSAVLKPGCVLHDTEDLRPYECDGLSAYRQLPMIVALPENEAQVQAVMRVCHEARVPVVARGAGTGLSGGAMPHGQGVTLGLAKLKQILEIDPVARIARVQPGVRNLAISEAVASHGLYYAPDPSSQIACSIGGNVAENSGGVHCLKYGLTVHNVQKVRFVTMEGDLLEFGGDGLDNPGYDLLALITGSEGLLGVVTEVTVKLLPKPLKAQVVLAAFNSLHDAGNAVASIIGAGIIPAGLEMMDKLATQAVEQFVHAGYPVQAEAILLCESDGTPEEVEDEIARVCAIMRDSGAFETRTSRDEAERLKFWSGRKAAFPAIGRIVPDYFCMDGTIPKKRLAEVLTGISQLQDKHGLRCANVFHAGDGNLHPLIMFDANDDAQLERAKQFGSDILKLCIDAGGTVTGEHGVGVEKINEMCLQFGQAELVQFHAIKHAFDPHALLNPGKAVPTLHRCAEFGAMHVHSGKTKFSELPRF
- a CDS encoding glycerate kinase, which produces MIQNPAQLLREMFDAAIARAMPARCVPPYLPKPPKGRTIVVGAGKASATMAQAVEAHWTGDLEGLVITRYGHHAPCKKIQVVEAAHPVPDLAGREAAEKVLQQVQGLTPNDLVLCLISGGGSALMSLPAPGLTLQDKQAINRSLLKSGANITEMNCVRKHLSAIKGGRLAAACYPARVVSLLISDVPGDDPAVIASGPTVPDPTTFGDALAILDKYNIREPVSVIQHLRARKDETPKPGDARLAHNETHLIAAPQQSLEAAAEVARRAGVNALILGDSLEGEAREVALVHAGIARQVLRHGQPVAKPCVLLSGGETTVTVRGNGRGGRNAEFLLALTIALAGEKQVYALAGDTDGVDGTEDNAGAITTPKTLARAEALGASAKAALANNDGYSFFAALGDLVKTGPTLTNVNDFRALLITE
- a CDS encoding 2-hydroxy-3-oxopropionate reductase encodes the protein MSKIGFIGLGIMGKPMAAHLIKAGHTLYLYTLEGAPAELSSAGGVVCQSNKEVAQKADIIITMVPDTPDVEKALFGTNGVAEGLSAGKVVIDMSSISPFDTKIFAERINKLGCEYVDAPVSGGEVGARAASLTIMVGAKPATFEKVKPLFELMGKNITLVGGNGDGQTCKVANQIIVALNIEAVAEALLFASKMGADPAKVRQALMGGFASSRILELHGERMIKRTFEPGFRIELHQKDLNLALQNARKVGVSLPNTATAQALFNACEAQGGSKWDHSAMVKALEMLANHAVAKG
- the hyi gene encoding hydroxypyruvate isomerase, coding for MPKFNANLSMMYNEVDFLDRFAAAAKSGFKGAEFLFPYAYDKNQVAELARKNNLKVVLFNMPPGDWNAGDRGMACDPSRHSEFQDNVGKALDYALALGCSQVHCMAGLKPRGVNEEKMREAYIANLQFAGKEMAKHNLKVLIEAINTRDIPGFYLNTSAQAMDILHYANVPNLYFQYDIYHMQIMEGDLAPTMEKLLPKIAHMQLADTPGRNEPGTGEINYSFLFRHLDKIGYQGWIGCEYRPKGNTEAGLGWMNPYL
- a CDS encoding MoxR family ATPase; translation: MARFTGTENYIATDDLMMAVNAAITLERPLLIKGEPGTGKTMLAVEVAKALNRPLIQWHIKSTSKAQQGLYEYDAVSRLRDSQLGDPRVHDIANYIKKGPLWEAFTADGPNVVLIDEIDKADIEFPNDLLRELDRMEFYVYELQQLIQAKTRPTIIITSNNEKELPDAFLRRCFFHYIRFPDKETLERIVDVHYPTLKKTLLREALEAFFDMREVPGLKKKPSTSEFLDWLKLLVAEDISEETLRTRDQSKIIPPLHGALLKNEQDVHLFERLAFISRRKA
- a CDS encoding VWA domain-containing protein, with translation MLISFFLELKKAGVPVSIKEFLMLLEALAKYVAWGSMEEFYFLSRACLVKDEKHFDKFDLAFGAYFNGLEVVPALMAQIPEEWLRKRMEKNLTEEEKALVQSLGGWEKLMETLRQRLEEQKGRHQGGSKWIGTAGTSPFGAYGYNPEGVRIGQEGSRNRRAVKVWDQREYRNLDDSVELGTRNIKVALRRLRKFAREGAPDELDLDDTIRSTARNAGYLDLKMVPERHNAVKVLLFLDIGGSMDDHIRVCEELFSAARVEFKHLEYFYFHNFIYETVWKDNRRRHAEKIATWQVMHTYGHDYKLIFVGDATMSPYEIAYPGGSVEHHNPEAGAVWMQRLTDIYPHAIWLNPQPEERWNYYESIGLAKQLMGDRMFPLTLEGLEAGMKELTR
- a CDS encoding NUDIX domain-containing protein, coding for MKYCSSCGGLLARRIPPDDNLPRAVCDACGTIHYENPKMVVGCIPEWEDKVLLCRRAIEPRYGLWTVPAGYLENGETTGDGAMRETLEEAGARVEMLEPYAIYNIPHISQVYLLFRARLKDSQFAPGTESLEVKLFEESEIPWDEIAFATVRNALHRYFSDRRTGQFPMHVGTIQPLPPQGKPISPS
- a CDS encoding cytochrome c — protein: METLMPRICRPGQLFARALLACALCLSGTLHADDEAIAPALALVQEKYGIDMKKLFSAKCSWCHQGMGMKQADGPKLAGTEKTKQQVMTQISKGKSPMPGFKNQLSEKELEALADYIKALPK
- a CDS encoding alcohol dehydrogenase yields the protein MKRWKTQLVGVAAALGFGFAMQAGAADITWDRLANADKDPNNWLMYHGSFKGWHYSGLDQINKKTVKDLNIAWIHTPAASKRGVQSFPIAADGVLYYTSASGQVYALDGATGTKIWAYKAKIDQERAEGTFYNPYNRGLAIGYGKVYIGTVDGRMIALDAKTGEVVWDNMIISVEKGNKGFTGAPVIVKDKVLIGSNGGELSGCCGPIFAVNAETGEVEWQYDTIGGDERSRVSWGNDSWKIGGGGGWMTGSYDAATNSVWWGTANPAPDYDWAGENWMTEGPRPGTNLYSSSVVVLDADTGTLKAYFSEMPHDAWDFDSAVGEFVQIDRGGKRYMLHPNKGGILFTYNADPDKATDQVLKVENATLIGKTYNYIKGVDAKTGQLIGRRELPLGKHTNVCPAIDGAISWNTGAYSPATGLYYKTTMEFCFDIEVQKVDKPADYSGQAYFGASWTTRPPADRPAFGTVQARDPVSHKLKWEVEFKYPPLASLMSTNGGLVFVPGADGTFYALDADNGSKLWQHNNGIGHHGGVISYSAKGKQYVAVVTGWGSHVSGNYCPLFGEPFCSMPTDNGQLLVFSLK